AGAGATCCAGCGCGAAACGGACGCACTCAGCACAGCCCGCAGCGTCTGCTACGACTGGCACGGCAGAGTCGTCCATGCTTTTGACGAGAATTTGAGTCCTACGCCCGGCAATACCCATACACCTGTTCATATCTCAGCGTTGAAAGCCTTCCAAAAACGCGTCAAGAAACAGATCGGGTTCGATTTCGATGCGCGCCACGAGGCGAATACGATCGATCAACTCGCGGAGGTTCAGGAGATGTTTGAACGTATCTACTCGGATATTCGGAACAGAGCCGACTGGGTGCTGATATTCAAAGCGGAGTTTTCCGATAAAGCCCGACAGGACCGTAAGGCACTGGAACAGACATGGAAGGATACCCGTAAGGAGATGTTCACCGCGCTTTCGGAATACCCGCGCGATATAGACGAGGACACGTTCCTCACTCGGTTTGATAAGCGTTCGTTTACTGAGCCCACGCCGGCGATTACCGATGAAACCTTGACGGCAGACATCCGCCATTTCAAGGCTGCCACCGCAGACATCCGTGCCGATACCGAGTGGATGCAAGCCATGCCGGTGCCGATACCGATGATTGTCGCTCTCGGTCTCACAGAGCACATCACAGAACTGGTTATCAAGGTTGAGGGTGGCCGTCGAGAAACCCGGATCGCTGAATTTAATGCAGAGACCGCTGCAGAATGGATACCCGCGGAACTCCAGGAGAAACTCATCAAACTCGCCGATCGGTTTATTTACAAGGGTTAGCAACCAATGGGTTTTCAGTCTTCAGTTATCGGTTAGTGTTCCCTTGCTAAACGAAAACCCTCTTTACCGACTGCCGACTGCCGACGGCTGACAGCCATTAACAAGGAGATGAAACACAATGCCAAAAGGAGAAAACTTGAACGATACCCTCAGACGCAAAGCCGTCGCCAAGACGAACAAGATCATCGCAGAGAAGAAACGTGGAAAAACATACATTTACCTGTAGGGCAATTGGGCTGGGATCTGATGACGGCTGGGAGTAGCTCTTTTAAGAACAAATGCCACGAACCCAGTCATAGCACAATTCGTTATTTTTAGACGATAACACAGGAGAATGTATAATCTTCCATCTTCCGATCGGAGCAAGTGACCTAATGGTCTCTTGAAAAAGGAGGGACACACCCTGCTACACACGCACAATCTCAACGAGATAGACACCATCGTTATTGAAACCCTACGCGGCACCACCATCCAAAGACATTTTCTGCACCGCTCCCAAATACTTCTGGGTCGTCGCGATCGACTTATGCCCTAACATCTCTTGGACGGTAAAAACATCACCCGTCTGCTCATAGAGCCGTTGGGCAAACGACTTGCGAAGGGAATGCGTTGCGAGATGCCCGTTCAAACCCGCAGTCATAAAAGCGTCCTTCAGGACAGTGTGAGCCTCACGCCTCGATAACGGCTTCCGCCCTTGTCCGTTTCTCGATGGGAATAACGGTCGTTTCTTTTGCAGGGTTGCGTACCGCTCTCGATGCCAACCTATCAACGCATCAATCGCTCGCAAGCCGTCTGTATTCACCGGCACGGCTCTGGAGACTTCACCGCCTTTGACGACGGAACGGTCGTAGAGCAGATCGGTGACCGCCTTTCCGTTCTGCCATACGTCCCCGATCCGAAGTGATAGCAACTCACTGATGCGTCCCCCAGTAGAAACACCGATCAGAAATAGTGAGCGGTTGCGGACTTCAAACGTGCCGGTGAAACATGCTGAAACAAGTCGGATCTCGTTGTTGTCAAGGGGTCTTGTGCCTTTCATGAGGTAATCCTTTCACTTCCAAGAATCACCATCGATTGTATCTTCCAAACAATCAAAATTATCGCGAAATTCTTCAAACGCACTATAATCGTGTTTTGTTCCTTTTGTTAGCAGTTCTCCTTCTTTGTTTATGGTCAGTGTAGTTTTCTGATTGTCGGTGATTTGATAAGAAATTATCTGCAAATCATCAAAAAGCGCAACATCTTCAGTTTTGAAAATATAGTAGTTGACATTATCTTCGTCCCAGACTTGTATCCATGCGTAAAATATTCTGGAATCTGCTAAGTGATAACGGATTCGAGCATGGAAACTATACTTTCTGGATTCTTCTCCCGATTTTGTTGTCTTTTTGGGAACTCCCTCGGATGTCTTTACCTGAATGAACCGGACAAGCATTTTTAGGCTATCTTGGAGGCATGTTTCGCAAAGCTGAGTAACTGTTTTACCAGTAGCTTCTTTCCCTTTCTTATTTATATAAGTTTCTTCACGCGTCGCTGCGTTTTTGAAGGTTTTACAGTTTTCACAGTAGCTTTTCAAAATGACAAAATCAAATTTTTCGTCAATATACGCACTATAAACCTGCCATCCTCGTTTATGGAGTTCCATCGCCAATCGCATCTCACCATAAAGACCAATTACGCGCTTATCGCCATTAGATCCACTCATTTCCTAACTCCTTCGGATGGATATTGATAGTACTGGAGAACCGATCCAAAACGGCATCTCTAAACATCGTTCGATTCAGTTCTATTCCAATACTGTTTCGTTTTTGACGAAACGATTCTATTGTTGTCGTGAACGCCCCCGCAAAAGGATCAAGCACAGTGTCATTGACACCTGTAAACACTTGGGTTGCGTATTGAGGGATTTCACTGGGAAAGGGAGCTGTG
This region of Candidatus Poribacteria bacterium genomic DNA includes:
- a CDS encoding tyrosine-type recombinase/integrase translates to MKGTRPLDNNEIRLVSACFTGTFEVRNRSLFLIGVSTGGRISELLSLRIGDVWQNGKAVTDLLYDRSVVKGGEVSRAVPVNTDGLRAIDALIGWHRERYATLQKKRPLFPSRNGQGRKPLSRREAHTVLKDAFMTAGLNGHLATHSLRKSFAQRLYEQTGDVFTVQEMLGHKSIATTQKYLGAVQKMSLDGGAA